In one window of Cytophagaceae bacterium ABcell3 DNA:
- a CDS encoding thioredoxin domain-containing protein encodes MKEHNNNQINPQELILTSDLPVLVDLYAEWCAPCMAMMPALERVEKVLEGKCLVIKVNVDDHLDLVSEYKVMGVPTIALFSQGKLKASVPGPLTSEQMLELVEKEAL; translated from the coding sequence ACAATAATAATCAAATTAACCCTCAGGAGCTTATCCTGACCTCTGACTTGCCAGTGCTTGTTGATCTCTATGCAGAATGGTGTGCGCCTTGCATGGCCATGATGCCTGCGTTAGAAAGAGTGGAGAAGGTTTTAGAAGGAAAGTGCTTGGTGATCAAAGTGAACGTCGATGATCATCTTGATTTGGTAAGCGAATATAAAGTCATGGGGGTGCCAACTATCGCATTATTCTCTCAGGGAAAACTTAAAGCGAGCGTGCCTGGGCCTCTTACTTCTGAACAGATGCTGGAGTTGGTTGAAAAAGAAGCGCTTTAG